Within the Ornithinimicrobium humiphilum genome, the region GTCTGGCGGATGGTCTCGCCGAGCCAGTGCACCAGGTCCTCCAGGTCCTCGGTCATCGCCGAGGAGGGCAGCGTCTGCCGGATCGTCCGGTAGCAGTCGGTGAGGTAGCGCAGCAGCACGCCCTCGGACCGGGAGAGCTGGTAGTAGCCGACGTACTCGGTGAAGCTCATCGCGCGCTCCCACATGTCGCGCACGACGGCCTTGGGCGACAGCGCGTCCAGCGGCACCCACGGGTGGCTCTGGCGGTAGGTCGCCAGCGCCTCCTCGAGCAGCTCGGCGTGCGGCCGCGGCCACGTGACGTCCTCGAGCAGCGTCATCCGCTCGTCGTAGTCGATGCCGTCGGCCTTCATCTGCCCGACGGCCTCGCCCCGGGCACGGTAGCGCTGGGCGAGCAGCACCGGCATCGGATCGTCGAGCACGGCCTCGACCACGGACAGCACGTCGAGGGGGTAGGCCGGGTCGTCGCGGTCGAAGAGCTCGACGGCGGCGAGCGCGAAGGGCGCCAGCGGCTGGTTGAGGGCGAAGTTGTCCTGCACCCCGGGGGCCAGGTCGAGGGTCCGCCCGTCCGGGCCCGGAGTCTCCCGGCGCACCAGGATGCCGCTGTCGAGCATCGAGCGGCCGAGCGCGATCGCCTTCCTGGCCAGTCGCGCCTGGGCCTTCGGCTGCTCGTGGTTGTCGCGGAGCAGCCTCGCCAGGTTGGTCACCGGGTCACCGGCGCGGGCGACGGTGTTGATGATCACCGAGTGGTCGACCTTCATCCGGGAGACCAGCGGCTCCGGGGCGGAGGCGACGAGCTTGTCGTAGGTCTCCTCGGTCCAGGAGACGAAGCCCTCCGGCGGCTTCTTCTTCTGGATCTTGCGCTGCTTCTTCGGGTCGTCCCCCGCACGCTCCACGGCACGCGCGTTCTCGATGACGTGCTCGGGCGCCTGCACCACGACATACCCCACGGTGTCGTAGCCCGCGCGCCCCGCCCGCCCGGCGATCTGGTGGAACTCGCGGGCACGCAGGATACGCGAGCGCGAGCCGTCGTACTTGGCCAGCCCGGTGAAGAGCACCGTGCGGATCGGCACGTTGATGCCGACGCCGAGGGTGTCGGTGCCGCAGATGACCTTGAGCAGGCCGTCCTGGGCGAGCTGCTCGACGAGCCGGCGGTAGCGGGGCAGCATGCCCGCGTGGTGCACGCCCACCCCGTGGCGGACCAGCTTGGACAGCGTCCGTCCGAAGCCCGCGGTGAACCGGAACGCCCCGATGCGCTCCCGCACCGCCTCCTTCTCGTCCTTGGTCAGCAGCTGCACCGACATCAGCGACTGCGCCCGCTCGAGGGCGTCCTTCTGGGTGAAGTGCACGACGTAGACGGGGGCCTGGCGCTCCTGGAGCAGGTCGGTCACGGTCTCGGGCACCGGGGTCATCGCCCAGCTGAAGTGCAGCGGGACGGGCCGCTCCACGCCGGTGACCTGCGCGGTCTCCCGGCCGGTCCGCCGGGTGAGGTCCTCGGCGATCCCCGAGACGTCGCCGAGGGTGGCCGAC harbors:
- a CDS encoding DEAD/DEAH box helicase; amino-acid sequence: MPAEPAAAHPPATDPRTLTDRIPPGRAAGDPDALYEVFAEWAQERGTPLYPHQEESVLHLLEGSNLVLSTPTGSGKSLVATAAAYLALAGQDGTRAGGGAAEPRVTFYTAPIKALVSEKFFDLCRVFGADNVGMLTGDASVNADAPIIVCTAEVLANIALREGEQADVGMVVMDEFHYYAEPDRGWAWQVPLLTLPQAQFVLMSATLGDVSGIAEDLTRRTGRETAQVTGVERPVPLHFSWAMTPVPETVTDLLQERQAPVYVVHFTQKDALERAQSLMSVQLLTKDEKEAVRERIGAFRFTAGFGRTLSKLVRHGVGVHHAGMLPRYRRLVEQLAQDGLLKVICGTDTLGVGINVPIRTVLFTGLAKYDGSRSRILRAREFHQIAGRAGRAGYDTVGYVVVQAPEHVIENARAVERAGDDPKKQRKIQKKKPPEGFVSWTEETYDKLVASAPEPLVSRMKVDHSVIINTVARAGDPVTNLARLLRDNHEQPKAQARLARKAIALGRSMLDSGILVRRETPGPDGRTLDLAPGVQDNFALNQPLAPFALAAVELFDRDDPAYPLDVLSVVEAVLDDPMPVLLAQRYRARGEAVGQMKADGIDYDERMTLLEDVTWPRPHAELLEEALATYRQSHPWVPLDALSPKAVVRDMWERAMSFTEYVGYYQLSRSEGVLLRYLTDCYRTIRQTLPSSAMTEDLEDLVHWLGETIRQTDSSLLEEWEALTDPELVAAAAARAASGAPAPPARPITSNERAFRVMVRNAAWRRVELVADDGWNALGELEAQVAALPEPPREPLMSSSDWDDALETYYEDHDEVLLDADARGPQRLRVEPLAGEHSAITEGRPGRVWRVVQTISDPEGDLDWVIEAECDLDASDEVGEPVLLATAMRRL